A single Deinococcus betulae DNA region contains:
- the hspR gene encoding heat shock protein transcriptional repressor HspR, fused homodimer type, translated as MPSDAKHRPVYVISVAAELVDMHPQTLRLYERKGLIRPGRSSGKTRLYSERDIEHLREIRRLTQELGVNLAGVEEVMRLQHELDDLQGEFEAEIERIEGELREQARRPEALPAEGGRLDPRDRPVYVISIAAELVDMHPQTLRLYERKQLIRPGRSSGKTRLYSERDIDHLREIRRLTQELGVNLAGVEEIMRLRHQLDAARLGLESNVRRIQEDITERMTKLRTLPQGEAESDLDPETGEGDSL; from the coding sequence ATGCCCTCTGACGCCAAACATCGGCCCGTATACGTCATCTCCGTGGCGGCGGAACTGGTGGACATGCACCCCCAGACCCTGCGGCTGTACGAGCGCAAGGGCCTGATTCGGCCGGGGCGCTCTAGCGGCAAGACCCGGCTGTACAGCGAACGCGACATCGAGCACCTGCGCGAAATCCGCCGCCTGACTCAGGAACTGGGCGTCAACCTGGCAGGTGTGGAAGAAGTCATGCGCCTGCAACACGAACTGGACGACCTTCAGGGCGAGTTCGAGGCCGAGATTGAGCGCATTGAGGGCGAGCTGCGCGAGCAGGCCAGGCGCCCCGAGGCCCTGCCCGCCGAGGGCGGTCGCCTGGACCCCCGCGACCGGCCGGTCTACGTGATTTCTATCGCCGCCGAACTGGTGGACATGCACCCCCAGACCCTGCGGCTCTACGAACGCAAACAGCTTATCCGGCCGGGGCGCTCCAGCGGCAAAACCCGGCTGTACAGCGAGCGCGACATTGACCACCTGCGCGAGATTCGCCGCCTGACCCAGGAACTGGGCGTCAATCTGGCAGGCGTGGAAGAAATCATGCGGCTGCGCCACCAGCTGGACGCCGCGCGCCTGGGTCTGGAAAGCAACGTGCGGCGCATCCAGGAAGACATCACTGAACGCATGACCAAGCTGCGGACCCTACCGCAGGGCGAGGCCGAGAGCGACCTGGACCCAGAGACTGGCGAGGGAGACTCTCTTTGA
- a CDS encoding metallophosphoesterase, protein MRPLWVVGDIHGAYDKVRALLLRAGLIDFSDRWTGGDAHLVFLGDYVDRGPNGVGVIRLIRNLENQARDAGGLVSALLGNHEVMFLAALVFRQGDPHDRLGFREYWLDNGGQPRDADQLEPSEMGWLSERPAMLRVGEWLLVHADSTVYLKMGSTIEDVNASVKAVMAHPNPDDWGVFMNAFTERFVFVLGGGEAKARRMLDTFGGARIVHGHTPVYILLDEHLHGPTLGAGAPIPYAGRLCLAVDSGMAYREDAGFIVRLDPDGLADVVPFPSGASLY, encoded by the coding sequence GTGAGACCGCTGTGGGTGGTGGGCGATATCCACGGAGCCTATGACAAGGTGCGCGCCCTGCTGCTGCGGGCCGGCCTGATTGACTTTTCTGACCGCTGGACAGGCGGCGACGCCCATCTGGTCTTTCTGGGCGATTACGTGGACCGTGGCCCCAATGGCGTGGGCGTGATTCGCCTGATTCGCAACCTTGAAAACCAGGCGCGCGATGCGGGCGGCCTGGTCAGCGCCCTGCTGGGCAACCACGAAGTCATGTTTCTGGCGGCCCTGGTGTTCCGGCAGGGCGACCCCCACGACCGCCTGGGCTTCCGCGAATACTGGCTGGACAACGGTGGCCAGCCCAGAGACGCCGATCAGCTGGAACCCAGTGAGATGGGCTGGCTCTCCGAGCGGCCTGCCATGTTGCGCGTGGGCGAGTGGCTGCTCGTTCACGCCGACAGCACAGTGTACCTGAAGATGGGCAGCACCATAGAAGACGTCAACGCCAGCGTGAAGGCGGTGATGGCCCACCCCAACCCCGACGACTGGGGCGTCTTTATGAACGCCTTTACCGAGCGCTTCGTGTTCGTGCTGGGCGGCGGCGAGGCCAAGGCGCGGCGAATGCTCGACACCTTTGGCGGCGCACGCATTGTCCACGGCCACACGCCGGTTTACATCCTACTGGACGAGCATCTGCACGGTCCCACGCTGGGCGCCGGCGCCCCGATTCCGTATGCCGGGCGCCTGTGCCTGGCTGTAGACAGCGGAATGGCTTACCGCGAGGACGCTGGCTTTATCGTGCGCCTGGACCCGGACGGCCTGGCCGACGTGGTGCCCTTTCCCAGCGGAGCGTCTCTGTACTAA
- a CDS encoding ABC transporter ATP-binding protein: protein MPALTATLDGQLCHDDPVTDSGAPPPPPDTAPPALRLRGVTKRFPGVVANDRVDLTVQPGEVLALLGENGAGKSTLISMLYGLYQPDEGHIEVTGRAVCIGSPAQARRLGIGLVPQHPLLVARHTVAENLALGRAGGLFPARRVAGHIRALSAQYGLEVDPGARVADLSPGEKQRVEIIRALLGGAQVLILDEPTSVLTPQEAQGLFRVMRELRAGGRSLIFISHKLDEVLDVADRVTVLRKGQVVGGVPTAGATRESLAALMVGRAVDFTRKRAPGAGSTDPLLSVRGLDAQGTRGLPALRGVSFDLRRGEVLGVAGIAGNGQSELVEVLAGVWPATGEVSLNGQPLSGSAAERSRAGVAHIPEDRLHSGTVPSMTVAENLSLRDYDRAPLARGLARNLAAEGERARRDVEAYAVATPSIHTPVRLLSGGNIQKLILARELAGAPLVILAVHPTYGLDIGAADQVHRALLDRTGEGAGVLLVSEDLDELLSLSDRVGVMVGGALLGPFPVAEVTRESLGLLMGGAHPHSLPGAGQGVAAPGAGA from the coding sequence TTGCCTGCCCTAACTGCCACGCTGGACGGCCAGCTGTGCCACGATGACCCGGTGACCGACTCTGGAGCGCCGCCTCCCCCACCCGACACCGCGCCGCCCGCCCTGCGCCTGCGGGGCGTCACCAAACGCTTTCCAGGCGTGGTGGCCAATGACCGGGTGGACCTGACGGTGCAGCCGGGCGAGGTGCTAGCCCTGCTGGGCGAGAACGGCGCAGGCAAAAGCACCCTGATCTCCATGCTGTATGGCCTGTACCAGCCCGATGAGGGCCACATTGAGGTCACCGGCCGCGCCGTGTGCATCGGCAGCCCGGCGCAGGCGCGACGGCTGGGCATCGGGCTGGTGCCGCAGCATCCCCTGTTGGTGGCGCGGCATACCGTGGCCGAGAATCTGGCGCTGGGCCGCGCGGGCGGCCTGTTTCCCGCGCGGCGGGTGGCCGGGCACATCCGGGCACTGTCGGCCCAGTACGGCTTGGAGGTAGACCCCGGCGCCCGCGTGGCGGACCTGTCGCCCGGCGAGAAACAGCGCGTGGAAATCATCCGGGCGCTGCTGGGCGGCGCGCAGGTCCTGATTCTGGACGAACCTACCAGCGTCCTGACCCCGCAAGAAGCCCAGGGCCTGTTCCGTGTGATGCGCGAACTGCGCGCGGGGGGCCGCAGCCTGATTTTCATTTCTCACAAGCTGGACGAGGTGCTGGACGTAGCCGACCGGGTGACCGTATTACGCAAAGGCCAGGTGGTGGGCGGCGTGCCCACTGCCGGCGCCACCCGCGAGAGCCTGGCCGCCCTGATGGTGGGCCGCGCCGTGGACTTCACGCGCAAGCGGGCGCCAGGGGCCGGGTCAACCGACCCACTGCTGAGCGTCCGTGGCCTGGACGCGCAGGGCACACGCGGGCTGCCAGCCCTGCGCGGCGTCTCCTTTGACCTGCGCCGAGGCGAGGTGCTGGGCGTGGCCGGCATTGCAGGCAACGGTCAGAGTGAACTGGTGGAGGTGCTGGCCGGGGTGTGGCCCGCCACAGGCGAGGTCAGCCTGAATGGTCAGCCGCTCAGCGGCAGTGCCGCCGAACGCTCACGTGCTGGCGTGGCCCACATCCCTGAAGACCGCCTGCACAGCGGCACAGTGCCCAGCATGACGGTGGCCGAGAACCTCTCGCTGCGGGACTACGACCGCGCGCCGCTGGCCCGTGGCCTGGCGCGCAACCTCGCCGCCGAGGGCGAACGCGCCCGGCGCGACGTAGAGGCGTACGCCGTGGCCACCCCCAGCATCCATACGCCGGTGCGCCTGCTCAGCGGAGGCAACATCCAGAAACTCATCCTGGCGCGCGAACTGGCCGGGGCGCCGCTGGTTATCTTGGCCGTTCATCCCACTTACGGACTGGACATCGGCGCGGCCGACCAGGTTCACCGCGCGCTGCTGGACCGCACCGGGGAGGGGGCCGGCGTGCTGCTGGTCAGCGAGGACCTGGATGAACTGCTCAGCCTGTCTGACCGGGTGGGGGTCATGGTGGGCGGCGCGCTGCTGGGGCCGTTCCCGGTGGCCGAGGTCACCCGCGAGTCCCTGGGCCTGCTGATGGGCGGCGCCCATCCCCACAGCCTGCCGGGTGCCGGGCAGGGCGTGGCTGCGCCAGGGGCCGGCGCATGA
- a CDS encoding ABC transporter permease, giving the protein MRFVPLAAPSATRAALVTLGSVVVALLLCALVFVLAGQSPAEVYSTMLRGTLGEAGGLAEVGRRTIPLLLIGAGLALAFRAQFFNIGAEGQLLLGAVLAAGTALFVPLPGPLLLPAMFAGGFLGGGLWALLAAGLRRLNVNEILSTLMLNYVAVALVTYLIAGPWKGKDVRGYIYTDTFVPAGWLPTLGGTQVHWPTLGLGVALALGLQWLLSRSTFGYALRVVGENPGAARYAGLSSARVATLVALLTGGLAGLAGAGEVAGIHHRLLEAGQVSLGYGFTAVIVAWLARGHPALCLVTAPLMGVILAGGDLLKIDLNLPYRVVDIFSGVILLCLIAGEVFVRHRVVWGRA; this is encoded by the coding sequence ATGAGGTTCGTGCCTCTGGCCGCGCCCTCGGCCACCCGCGCGGCGCTGGTCACGCTGGGGTCGGTGGTGGTCGCCCTGCTGCTGTGCGCGCTGGTGTTCGTGCTGGCTGGGCAGTCGCCTGCCGAGGTCTACAGCACCATGCTGCGCGGCACCCTGGGCGAGGCGGGCGGCCTGGCCGAGGTCGGGCGGCGCACCATTCCGCTGCTGCTGATTGGTGCGGGGCTGGCGCTGGCCTTCCGGGCGCAGTTCTTTAACATTGGCGCCGAGGGACAACTCCTGCTGGGCGCGGTGCTGGCGGCGGGGACCGCCCTGTTCGTGCCGCTGCCGGGCCCACTGCTGCTGCCAGCCATGTTCGCGGGCGGTTTTCTGGGCGGCGGGCTGTGGGCGCTGCTGGCAGCGGGGCTGCGGCGCCTGAATGTCAACGAAATCCTGTCCACGCTGATGCTCAATTACGTGGCGGTCGCCCTGGTCACCTACCTGATTGCCGGGCCGTGGAAAGGCAAGGACGTGCGCGGCTACATCTATACCGACACCTTTGTGCCGGCCGGCTGGCTGCCCACCCTGGGCGGCACGCAGGTGCACTGGCCGACGCTGGGGCTGGGCGTGGCGCTGGCGCTGGGCCTTCAGTGGCTGCTCAGCCGCTCCACGTTTGGCTACGCCCTGCGGGTGGTGGGCGAGAACCCCGGCGCGGCGCGCTACGCGGGCCTGAGCAGCGCGCGGGTGGCCACGTTGGTCGCCCTGCTGACCGGCGGCCTGGCGGGCCTGGCCGGAGCGGGCGAGGTGGCGGGCATCCACCACCGCCTGCTGGAAGCTGGGCAGGTCAGCCTGGGCTACGGCTTTACGGCCGTGATCGTGGCGTGGCTGGCGCGCGGCCACCCGGCCCTGTGCCTGGTCACGGCGCCCCTGATGGGCGTCATTCTGGCGGGCGGCGACCTCCTGAAAATTGACCTGAACCTGCCCTACCGCGTTGTGGACATCTTTAGCGGCGTCATCCTGCTGTGCCTGATTGCCGGCGAGGTATTCGTGCGGCACCGCGTCGTGTGGGGCCGGGCATGA
- a CDS encoding ABC transporter permease, with product MDNALLDTLPRALAVGTPLLLACLGAILNERAGVVNLGLEGVMAVGALAAFAVAASAPDANLWLAVGAALLAGAALAGLHALATVTLRANQFVSGLALALIGTGAAGLLGKRFEGLPLFNKVPDWTVGGFALSPFTLAALGLAALLAFWLAATRTGLTLRSVGENPAAADVLGVNVGLVRVLAVLGGGALAGLAGAFLALSYRSSWADNMTAGLGWIAVALVIFVGWRPLRAVAGALFFGLLYALQFRLQGVSAVPSEVWSAMPFVLVLVVLAVAGVRGQAGDAPAALGRPYVRGER from the coding sequence ATGGACAACGCCCTGCTTGACACCTTGCCCCGCGCGCTGGCGGTGGGCACCCCGCTGCTGCTGGCCTGCCTGGGGGCCATCCTGAACGAGCGGGCCGGAGTGGTGAATCTGGGTCTGGAAGGCGTGATGGCTGTGGGCGCCCTGGCCGCCTTTGCCGTGGCGGCCTCAGCCCCAGACGCCAACCTGTGGCTGGCGGTGGGCGCGGCCCTGCTGGCGGGCGCGGCGCTGGCTGGGCTGCACGCCCTGGCTACGGTCACCCTGCGCGCCAACCAGTTTGTCAGTGGGCTAGCCCTGGCCCTCATCGGCACGGGGGCAGCGGGCCTGCTGGGCAAGCGCTTTGAGGGGCTGCCCCTGTTTAACAAGGTGCCGGACTGGACTGTGGGAGGCTTTGCCCTCAGCCCCTTTACTCTGGCGGCGCTGGGCCTGGCCGCGCTGCTGGCGTTCTGGCTGGCCGCCACCCGCACAGGCCTGACCCTGCGCTCGGTGGGCGAGAACCCCGCCGCCGCCGACGTTCTGGGGGTCAACGTGGGCCTGGTGCGCGTGCTGGCGGTACTGGGCGGCGGCGCGCTGGCCGGGCTGGCGGGGGCCTTCCTGGCCCTGTCCTACCGCTCTTCGTGGGCCGACAACATGACCGCCGGGCTGGGCTGGATTGCGGTGGCCCTGGTGATCTTTGTGGGCTGGCGGCCGCTGCGGGCGGTGGCCGGCGCCCTGTTTTTTGGGCTGCTATACGCCCTGCAATTCCGGCTTCAGGGGGTCAGCGCCGTACCCAGTGAAGTCTGGAGCGCCATGCCGTTCGTGCTGGTGCTGGTGGTGCTGGCTGTGGCCGGGGTGCGGGGGCAGGCTGGCGACGCCCCCGCTGCCCTGGGCCGCCCCTACGTGCGCGGCGAGCGCTAA
- a CDS encoding DUF2945 domain-containing protein has translation MTLKTGDRVRWNSHGGHAEGKVVRVAHEDGEVGGFEYRASRDDPRYIVELADGRLAAHTESALKKV, from the coding sequence ATGACGCTCAAAACTGGAGACCGGGTGCGGTGGAACAGTCACGGCGGTCACGCCGAGGGCAAGGTGGTGCGCGTGGCCCACGAGGACGGCGAGGTGGGCGGCTTTGAATACCGCGCGTCGCGCGACGACCCCCGGTATATCGTCGAACTGGCTGATGGCCGCCTGGCCGCCCACACCGAGAGCGCCCTCAAGAAGGTCTAG